In a single window of the Nocardioides sp. L-11A genome:
- a CDS encoding thiolase family protein: MGNDVAIVGIGMTRFGRQPGVTGRQMAVAAVREACADAGVSWSDMQFAFGGTYSCGDADTLISLLGLTGAPFINVYNGCGTGGSSLISAANAIKSGERELGLVLGFDKHPPGAFNESPENVGLGAWYGETGFMVTTQFFATKIQRYLHEWGIAPSALSLVAEKAYRNGALSEKAWRQQPVPAEVIGESTMVNDPLTKLMFCSPGEGAVALVVASPEKARSLTSSPVYLSSAELRSRRFGSFEVYSPWLSPTRVDSVTTDASRAAFEAAGVAPADVRVAQIQDTESGAEIMHMAETGLCEHGEQEKLLVDGETEIGGRIPVNTDGGVLANGEPIGASGLRQVHEIVLQLRGQAGARQVPGDPSVGFTQVYGAPGISACTVLTR; encoded by the coding sequence ATGGGCAACGACGTCGCGATCGTCGGGATCGGGATGACCAGGTTCGGGCGCCAGCCGGGGGTCACGGGGCGCCAGATGGCGGTGGCCGCGGTCCGCGAGGCCTGCGCCGACGCCGGCGTCTCGTGGTCCGACATGCAGTTCGCCTTCGGCGGCACCTACTCCTGCGGCGACGCCGACACCCTCATCTCGTTGCTGGGGCTCACCGGCGCGCCCTTCATCAACGTCTACAACGGGTGCGGCACCGGGGGATCGTCGCTGATCTCGGCGGCCAACGCGATCAAGTCGGGTGAACGGGAGCTCGGCCTGGTCCTCGGCTTCGACAAGCACCCGCCGGGTGCGTTCAACGAGTCGCCGGAGAACGTCGGCCTCGGCGCCTGGTACGGCGAGACCGGCTTCATGGTCACCACCCAGTTCTTCGCCACCAAGATCCAGCGCTACCTCCACGAGTGGGGCATCGCGCCGTCGGCGCTGTCCCTGGTCGCGGAGAAGGCCTATCGCAACGGTGCGCTGAGCGAGAAGGCCTGGCGGCAGCAGCCGGTCCCGGCCGAGGTCATCGGCGAGTCGACGATGGTGAACGACCCGTTGACCAAGCTGATGTTCTGCTCGCCGGGGGAGGGAGCGGTCGCCCTGGTGGTGGCGAGCCCGGAGAAGGCGCGCTCCCTGACGAGCAGTCCGGTCTACCTGAGCTCCGCGGAGCTGCGTTCGCGTCGGTTCGGCTCGTTCGAGGTCTACAGCCCATGGCTCTCGCCGACCCGCGTCGACAGTGTCACCACGGACGCGTCCCGCGCCGCCTTCGAGGCCGCCGGCGTCGCGCCGGCCGACGTCCGGGTCGCCCAGATCCAGGACACCGAGTCCGGCGCCGAGATCATGCACATGGCCGAGACCGGTCTGTGCGAGCACGGCGAGCAGGAGAAGCTGCTCGTCGACGGGGAGACCGAGATCGGCGGCCGGATCCCGGTCAACACCGACGGCGGTGTGCTCGCGAACGGCGAGCCGATCGGCGCCTCCGGGCTGCGGCAGGTGCACGAGATCGTGCTCCAGC
- a CDS encoding SDR family oxidoreductase, which translates to MTTEPNPSLSLLGKVALVTGGSRGLGRAMVRGLAEAGADVVITSRKLEDCRALATEIEQDHGRRALPLALHVGHWDEIDAVVETVYAELGRIDVLINNAGLAPTYPSLDQVSEELFDKVVGVNLKGPFRLSALVAARMARGDGGSIINISSSAAVRPMTSDLPYAAAKGGLNVLTAGFAQAYGPKVRVNTIMAGPFLTDMARGWDLDALAGDLAHYPMRRAGDPAEVVGAALYFASDASSYTTGAVLPVDGGRGVVSFGSA; encoded by the coding sequence GTGACGACCGAACCGAACCCCTCCCTCTCTCTTCTCGGCAAGGTCGCGCTCGTGACCGGCGGCAGTCGCGGCCTCGGCCGGGCCATGGTCCGCGGTCTGGCCGAGGCCGGCGCCGACGTCGTGATCACCAGCCGCAAGCTCGAGGACTGCCGCGCCCTGGCCACCGAGATCGAGCAGGACCACGGCCGCCGCGCCCTGCCCCTCGCCCTCCACGTCGGCCACTGGGACGAGATCGACGCGGTCGTCGAGACCGTGTACGCCGAGCTGGGCCGGATCGACGTGCTGATCAACAACGCGGGGCTGGCGCCGACGTACCCGAGCCTCGACCAGGTCAGCGAGGAGCTCTTCGACAAGGTCGTCGGCGTCAACCTCAAGGGCCCGTTCCGACTCAGCGCGCTCGTCGCGGCCCGGATGGCCCGGGGCGACGGCGGCTCGATCATCAACATCAGCAGCAGCGCGGCCGTGCGGCCGATGACCAGCGACCTGCCGTACGCCGCCGCGAAGGGCGGGCTGAACGTGCTGACCGCGGGCTTCGCGCAGGCCTACGGCCCGAAGGTGCGGGTCAACACGATCATGGCCGGCCCGTTCCTCACCGACATGGCGCGCGGCTGGGACCTGGACGCACTGGCCGGCGACCTCGCGCACTACCCGATGCGCCGGGCCGGCGACCCGGCCGAGGTCGTGGGCGCCGCCCTCTACTTCGCGAGCGACGCGTCGTCGTACACGACCGGGGCGGTGCTGCCGGTCGACGGCGGCCGCGGAGTCGTCAGCTTCGGCTCGGCCTGA
- a CDS encoding OB-fold domain-containing protein, whose protein sequence is MTTTRLVDDALFASDAHDPGHEGVPSLVGSRCDACGTTTFPRQEGCPRCGGAGMADAVLPRSGTIWSATVQHFEPKAPYRHDGDFVPFGMGYVDLGDVIVVARLTENDPARLGIGAAVTLCTLPAWTDEDGTQVLTYGFRVEHPAGQEG, encoded by the coding sequence ATGACCACCACCCGCCTCGTCGACGACGCGCTCTTCGCGAGCGACGCGCACGACCCCGGCCACGAAGGGGTCCCGAGCCTGGTCGGCTCGCGGTGCGACGCCTGCGGCACGACCACCTTCCCGCGCCAGGAGGGCTGCCCACGGTGCGGCGGCGCCGGCATGGCGGACGCCGTCCTGCCCCGGAGCGGCACCATCTGGTCGGCGACCGTCCAGCACTTCGAGCCCAAGGCGCCGTACCGCCACGACGGCGACTTCGTGCCCTTCGGCATGGGCTACGTCGACCTGGGCGACGTCATCGTCGTCGCCCGGCTCACCGAGAACGATCCCGCGCGCCTCGGCATCGGCGCCGCGGTCACGCTGTGCACCCTGCCGGCGTGGACGGACGAGGACGGCACCCAGGTGCTGACCTACGGCTTCCGGGTCGAGCACCCGGCCGGACAGGAGGGCTGA